From the genome of Virgibacillus siamensis, one region includes:
- a CDS encoding FTR1 family iron permease, with the protein MKWNKTKWLISMIVFLVAISGIFINQSKVVAAGKLDALYIQIGDAMMNAKDMNWQAVDQNITSFSNLWKNTNKKNHATADDVTKQLEIITANLENKEKSAKKIRAHLSALSQSLNAFKNKTKPAGDKGQHKSIKQLLPYLDTIEKHVKSGEMTKAAKGYDEFVTAWTEKEVIVRNESITSYGAIETQMGFLRIALSQEPPDIKGAKEGITKLRTAIQDFLKGKRAAGTGDQKHSLTDAVQLLNDSAGAMADGKSEKSADYLKQLLVIWPSVEGKVRTSDPALYSEIENNVPKTISILKSENADLEKAEGIITDLEKRLQLITGDTEYTFVDALLILFREGMEAILIIAGLLAFLKKTNNERKKGWIWGGASAGLIASAMMAICINLFFSNVTAAASREYLEGIIGLTAVFMMLTVGVWLHKKTNINHWNQYIEQTMCKALAKGSLVSIAVLSFLSIFREGAETIIFYAGMAPSIKLSQLILGIGIALVILFILGFFIIRYSAKIPVRKFFLVATVLIYFLAFKMVGVSIHALQVANSLPIHYIQQIPFFEFIGLYPTVETIVPQMILLLAIAGTALYVRRSGNLKAANAISST; encoded by the coding sequence ATGAAATGGAATAAAACTAAATGGCTGATAAGTATGATAGTTTTTTTGGTTGCAATTAGTGGAATTTTCATCAATCAGAGCAAAGTGGTTGCTGCGGGAAAACTTGATGCTTTATATATTCAAATCGGTGATGCCATGATGAATGCAAAAGATATGAATTGGCAAGCCGTTGATCAGAATATTACCTCTTTCAGTAATCTATGGAAAAATACCAATAAAAAAAATCATGCTACGGCAGATGATGTAACGAAACAACTCGAAATCATTACCGCGAATCTGGAAAATAAAGAAAAGAGTGCGAAAAAAATCAGAGCGCATCTTTCCGCACTTTCCCAATCACTGAATGCGTTCAAAAACAAAACCAAACCAGCCGGAGACAAAGGTCAGCATAAATCTATTAAACAACTGCTCCCCTACCTTGATACGATAGAAAAACATGTTAAATCCGGGGAAATGACGAAAGCTGCGAAAGGGTACGATGAGTTTGTAACAGCATGGACAGAAAAAGAAGTAATTGTGCGTAACGAAAGCATTACATCATATGGTGCCATTGAAACCCAAATGGGCTTTTTACGAATAGCCTTATCCCAGGAACCACCAGATATAAAAGGTGCGAAAGAAGGAATTACTAAATTACGAACAGCCATTCAAGACTTTTTAAAAGGAAAACGTGCGGCAGGTACCGGAGATCAGAAACATTCTTTAACTGATGCGGTACAATTGTTAAACGATTCTGCCGGTGCAATGGCGGATGGAAAAAGTGAAAAATCTGCTGATTATCTTAAGCAACTGCTCGTCATCTGGCCGTCAGTTGAAGGTAAAGTACGCACATCAGACCCGGCTTTGTACAGTGAAATTGAAAATAATGTTCCAAAAACAATCAGTATCCTGAAATCGGAAAATGCGGACCTGGAAAAGGCTGAAGGAATTATTACGGATCTGGAAAAACGACTGCAATTAATTACCGGGGACACCGAATATACTTTTGTCGATGCCCTGCTTATCTTATTCCGGGAAGGTATGGAAGCTATATTGATTATTGCCGGGCTGTTGGCCTTCCTGAAAAAAACAAACAATGAACGAAAAAAAGGATGGATTTGGGGCGGTGCTTCAGCAGGGTTAATTGCCAGTGCCATGATGGCCATCTGTATTAACCTTTTTTTCTCCAATGTCACAGCTGCAGCCAGCCGTGAATATTTGGAAGGCATAATCGGTTTGACAGCTGTTTTCATGATGCTGACTGTTGGGGTCTGGCTGCACAAGAAGACGAATATCAATCACTGGAACCAGTACATTGAACAAACGATGTGTAAAGCGTTAGCCAAGGGAAGTCTTGTTTCCATTGCTGTGTTGAGCTTTTTATCCATTTTCCGTGAAGGTGCCGAGACAATCATATTTTACGCCGGAATGGCCCCTTCCATTAAGTTGAGTCAACTGATACTGGGAATTGGAATAGCACTGGTTATTTTGTTTATTCTTGGATTTTTCATTATCCGTTACAGTGCAAAAATTCCTGTTCGGAAATTTTTCCTTGTAGCAACAGTGCTGATTTATTTCCTTGCATTCAAGATGGTCGGTGTAAGCATTCACGCACTGCAGGTAGCCAATTCATTGCCGATTCATTATATACAACAGATTCCTTTTTTTGAATTTATCGGCCTGTATCCAACAGTAGAAACAATTGTGCCACAGATGATCCTGCTACTCGCCATCGCCGGAACAGCCCTTTACGTACGCCGAAGCGGCAACCTGAAAGCCGCAAACGCAATATCTTCAACATAA